In Bdellovibrio svalbardensis, a single genomic region encodes these proteins:
- a CDS encoding DNA topoisomerase VI: MARLLSIRELKIDIPKEARILADKMLKDLENSKRPVLEAIKTSLDNSLYNSKVGYLTPGDKMVRTELNVSSVQKLARVVFVLEILLRNMEIGSVNTKRELYYICKGLIKGNSRLKPLDFEDQPESDAIIDFIGDMLEVYREELNCFANERGGQTYSQQLIVTETMPDGDKATVDLSTLGTAAFQPKNRPQALKLKAKKKIDFCLIVESEGTANTLVSMGFTKRNNCILMGAGGVPSNGVRGWCKLIQHELDIPLYFFGDLDAYTMQNIFRTLKAGSAASLVRNADFSAPEVKFLGVLPEDVKRYDLPHYKVKESDPAEARALKKAKDALENDPFFLDRKNKNLADILRWLIKEKVRCEQQSFFSVDPNDPIKTEKLILEKIKRGSYV; encoded by the coding sequence ATGGCTAGATTACTCAGCATTCGTGAATTGAAAATTGATATCCCTAAAGAGGCGCGCATCTTGGCTGACAAGATGTTGAAGGACCTTGAGAATTCAAAACGCCCAGTTTTGGAAGCTATCAAAACTTCTTTGGACAACTCTTTGTACAACTCCAAGGTCGGTTATCTGACTCCTGGAGATAAAATGGTTCGCACTGAACTGAATGTCTCTTCAGTACAAAAACTGGCTCGTGTGGTTTTTGTATTGGAAATTCTTTTGCGTAACATGGAAATCGGTTCTGTGAATACGAAAAGGGAGTTGTATTATATCTGTAAGGGTCTGATCAAAGGGAACTCTCGTTTGAAACCTTTGGACTTCGAAGACCAACCGGAATCAGATGCGATCATCGATTTTATCGGTGATATGTTGGAAGTTTACCGCGAGGAATTGAACTGTTTTGCCAATGAACGTGGTGGACAAACATATTCTCAGCAATTGATCGTGACTGAAACAATGCCGGATGGTGACAAAGCGACTGTTGATTTGTCGACTTTGGGTACAGCGGCCTTCCAGCCGAAAAACAGACCTCAAGCATTGAAACTGAAAGCAAAAAAGAAAATCGATTTCTGCTTGATCGTGGAATCTGAAGGTACAGCGAATACATTGGTGAGCATGGGTTTCACTAAGCGTAACAACTGTATCTTGATGGGTGCCGGGGGCGTGCCTTCAAACGGTGTGCGCGGTTGGTGTAAGCTGATTCAGCATGAGTTGGACATTCCATTGTATTTCTTCGGAGATCTGGATGCGTACACGATGCAAAATATCTTCCGTACATTGAAAGCGGGATCTGCAGCTTCGTTGGTACGTAATGCTGACTTCTCAGCTCCGGAAGTAAAATTCTTGGGCGTTCTTCCTGAAGACGTGAAACGCTATGATCTTCCTCACTACAAAGTGAAGGAATCTGATCCGGCAGAAGCTCGTGCTTTGAAGAAAGCTAAAGATGCTTTGGAAAACGATCCGTTCTTCTTGGACAGAAAAAACAAAAACTTGGCGGACATCCTTCGCTGGTTGATCAAAGAAAAAGTACGTTGCGAGCAGCAATCATTCTTCTCTGTTGATCCGAACGATCCGATCAAGACTGAAAAACTTATTCTTGAGAAGATCAAACGCGGTTCTTACGTTTAA
- a CDS encoding tail fiber domain-containing protein codes for MRLNVLGVLFLLGISLGLSNFGFAAANSLNTLTYQGRIVKTDGSGLENASVSFLFEVTSPNGLCVIYREQVNGINMVGSGGVFDVPIGSGSRQYPATAFTLSQAFSNSQNLTCDGGSIFTPQFDDIRILRVQFHDGSGWKAITPNSEIRSVPYAFNAFNASTLAGRLPTDFVLKSAVSTCSPGQYLTFDGTSFACQNDAGGAGMLSDVNVTAPLTKGGTATIPTIGISVGSGAGTVAAGNDARFGNALRIQNTPVDATAPTSNQVLKFDGSNYVPTTLAISDITSLTTQLNNKINATMFPTSCTAGQSLVFVTPANAFDCYDISITSSQISGTIPGAKISGNIAGNAAGFSGSLSGDVSGTQSATSVDKIKGKALNMAGLADGKVLKWNAGANEWQAVDPATLISGASPSGAAGGDLSGTYPNPSVAKISGSPLLLSSPADKDYLKFNGTNWINAAIAISEITGLQGALDGKVLYSQMPSCTAAQVWTFVSPAGGFICTNIAISGSQISDGTITAAKLDAATVGIWNVNNAAPYFTNSNNMVQIGEGALNSSFTRNSAAFTGPILTLTSRPTNANGDSLIAFQTGATGASTVYRSTFGVNSAGYPELKGGYWSNGASTWYDYSAFTFQPMAQRLAITSNASVGSGLDINSPTYSTGLFHSQKGLSSSSAATGVGGITAENRSNTAGIEPALEVVRVRTDSTSPVTGYGGAMTYILESSTNGTMNRTGQISSVYEVDQTNLTTDVDAALTFSTTQDNTLNEKMRITSTGAVGIGTASPDANLSIAGGMKASAASNGWYTNNEGVLIDYLPGSYGRIMQVTGGGVTRPLVFGVGGNEKMRIDAGGRLGVGVQNPTFPIEALGSIGAQVTTDVSHSVSLMNKTNNYTWSMYQLASNDSISPNGFTMELCPNAACFRPLFINANGVVANSPLNVGDGGTIAVPGGTGISGTALNWGTNAPGYAFQLTNAGTASLSNGMLIYSAATDAATSLFAARSGSTTRFVVKADGNATLSGTLTQSSDIRLKENLQSIQNPLDKVLQLHGLNYDWKPDVSSDRSRQLGLIAQDVEKVFPEAVKTNSQGIKSVAYANLIAPVIEALRELKTVFFAHQLKVERELASVKEENAAMKEYLCKKDPEASFCGKK; via the coding sequence ATGCGTTTGAACGTACTTGGTGTTCTTTTCTTACTTGGAATTTCCCTTGGTCTATCCAATTTTGGATTTGCCGCTGCAAACAGTTTAAATACCCTCACCTATCAGGGTCGCATCGTTAAAACAGATGGCAGCGGGTTAGAGAACGCCAGCGTCAGTTTTCTTTTTGAAGTCACATCCCCCAACGGACTTTGTGTGATCTATCGCGAACAGGTCAATGGCATCAACATGGTTGGGAGCGGCGGTGTTTTTGACGTTCCAATTGGCAGCGGCTCCAGACAATACCCAGCGACGGCATTCACTTTATCCCAGGCTTTTAGCAACTCGCAAAATCTGACTTGCGACGGTGGCAGTATTTTTACTCCACAGTTTGATGATATTCGAATCTTGAGGGTGCAGTTCCATGATGGTTCTGGCTGGAAAGCGATCACTCCAAATTCTGAAATCCGCTCAGTGCCTTATGCCTTTAATGCTTTCAACGCATCCACTCTGGCGGGACGTCTCCCTACAGATTTTGTTTTAAAGAGTGCCGTGAGTACTTGTTCACCGGGGCAATATCTGACCTTCGATGGAACTTCTTTTGCCTGTCAAAATGATGCTGGTGGCGCGGGCATGCTTAGTGATGTGAATGTCACAGCTCCTTTGACCAAGGGTGGAACGGCCACAATTCCGACGATTGGAATTTCTGTGGGTTCCGGTGCGGGAACAGTTGCCGCAGGGAATGATGCTCGCTTTGGCAATGCCTTGCGAATTCAAAATACTCCGGTGGATGCGACTGCTCCCACTAGCAATCAAGTCTTGAAATTTGATGGGTCAAACTATGTTCCTACTACTCTCGCCATTTCTGACATCACCAGTTTAACCACTCAGCTGAATAACAAAATCAATGCGACGATGTTCCCGACAAGTTGTACGGCGGGACAGTCGTTGGTGTTCGTGACTCCCGCGAATGCATTTGATTGCTATGATATTTCGATTACATCTTCCCAGATATCAGGCACTATTCCTGGGGCAAAAATTAGCGGCAATATCGCTGGCAATGCCGCAGGCTTCAGTGGCTCTTTATCTGGCGATGTCAGTGGCACACAATCAGCGACAAGCGTAGATAAAATTAAAGGCAAGGCGCTTAATATGGCCGGCCTGGCCGATGGCAAAGTCCTAAAGTGGAATGCTGGGGCCAATGAATGGCAAGCTGTGGATCCTGCAACTTTAATATCTGGAGCGAGCCCCAGTGGCGCTGCCGGTGGGGATCTTAGTGGTACCTACCCCAATCCTTCAGTCGCAAAAATCAGTGGCAGTCCGTTGTTGTTAAGCTCTCCTGCTGACAAAGACTATTTAAAATTCAATGGCACCAACTGGATCAATGCTGCGATTGCAATTAGTGAGATCACCGGTTTGCAAGGTGCCTTAGACGGAAAAGTTCTTTATTCGCAAATGCCTAGCTGTACCGCTGCACAGGTTTGGACCTTCGTGTCCCCTGCTGGGGGATTCATTTGTACTAATATCGCCATCAGTGGATCGCAAATTTCAGACGGCACTATCACCGCCGCAAAGTTGGATGCGGCAACTGTCGGAATTTGGAATGTTAACAATGCCGCTCCTTATTTTACCAATTCAAACAATATGGTTCAAATTGGTGAGGGCGCCCTCAACTCCTCGTTCACTCGCAACTCTGCTGCTTTTACTGGTCCGATTCTAACTCTCACCAGTCGCCCGACTAATGCCAATGGCGATTCTCTAATTGCTTTCCAAACGGGAGCCACGGGGGCAAGCACCGTCTATCGTTCCACTTTCGGAGTCAATTCCGCTGGTTATCCAGAACTCAAAGGTGGCTATTGGAGCAATGGCGCCTCCACTTGGTATGACTATTCCGCCTTCACTTTCCAACCAATGGCACAAAGACTGGCTATTACATCGAACGCGAGCGTCGGCAGCGGTCTGGATATCAATAGCCCCACGTATTCGACAGGGCTCTTTCACTCTCAAAAGGGGTTATCGAGTTCCAGTGCCGCCACCGGAGTTGGCGGCATTACCGCAGAAAACAGAAGCAATACTGCTGGAATCGAACCCGCTTTGGAAGTTGTCCGGGTTCGCACCGACAGCACCTCTCCGGTCACGGGATATGGCGGAGCGATGACTTATATTCTGGAATCGTCTACGAATGGCACCATGAATAGAACAGGTCAAATCTCTTCAGTCTATGAAGTGGATCAAACAAACTTAACGACAGATGTGGATGCAGCACTGACCTTCTCGACAACTCAAGATAATACGCTGAATGAAAAAATGCGCATCACCTCAACGGGGGCCGTGGGAATTGGCACTGCCAGCCCTGATGCAAATTTGTCGATCGCGGGTGGCATGAAAGCCAGTGCAGCCTCAAATGGTTGGTACACCAACAATGAGGGAGTTCTGATCGATTATCTTCCTGGCAGCTATGGCCGGATCATGCAGGTCACTGGAGGCGGAGTCACTCGACCTCTGGTATTTGGTGTCGGCGGAAATGAAAAAATGCGTATTGATGCCGGTGGCAGACTTGGTGTTGGCGTGCAAAATCCGACCTTCCCGATTGAGGCCCTGGGAAGTATTGGCGCCCAGGTAACTACCGATGTGAGCCATTCAGTTTCTTTAATGAATAAAACCAACAACTATACTTGGAGCATGTATCAGCTGGCTTCAAATGATTCGATATCTCCCAATGGCTTTACTATGGAGCTTTGTCCTAATGCTGCCTGCTTTCGTCCCTTGTTTATCAATGCAAATGGTGTTGTTGCAAATTCCCCCCTCAATGTTGGCGACGGAGGAACTATCGCAGTTCCCGGAGGCACCGGTATTTCAGGCACTGCGCTCAACTGGGGCACCAATGCTCCTGGCTATGCTTTCCAACTTACAAATGCTGGCACTGCTTCCTTAAGCAACGGAATGCTGATTTATTCTGCCGCAACGGATGCAGCCACAAGTTTATTCGCGGCTCGCTCTGGCAGCACAACACGCTTTGTAGTGAAAGCCGACGGCAATGCAACTTTAAGTGGAACTCTCACACAAAGTTCTGATATCCGCTTGAAAGAAAATCTTCAGAGCATCCAAAATCCATTGGATAAAGTTCTGCAATTGCATGGGCTAAATTATGATTGGAAGCCTGACGTCAGCTCTGATCGCAGTCGCCAACTGGGTTTGATCGCCCAGGATGTTGAAAAGGTCTTTCCTGAAGCGGTGAAAACAAACAGCCAGGGTATTAAATCCGTCGCCTATGCAAATTTGATCGCGCCAGTGATTGAAGCTCTTCGCGAATTGAAAACTGTTTTCTTTGCTCATCAATTAAAAGTGGAACGTGAATTGGCCTCCGTGAAAGAAGAGAACGCTGCCATGAAGGAATATCTTTGCAAAAAAGATCCTGAAGCTTCATTCTGCGGAAAGAAATAG
- a CDS encoding DNA topoisomerase VI subunit B, giving the protein MSKITKSSTAEYFAKNLQQVGFSSPLKAVLTTLKEAVDNSLDACESAAILPDLLIEVTKVGTGSTKNTDLIRIVVEDNGPGIEADDLAKVYGEYLASSKFGRGQCSRGQQGIGISAATTWAQMTNARGVNVTSKTKKMRKAMSAQVDVDIKSNTGILKNKETIDWDREHGTRVEFLLDGRIQLNGDGGILTYIEGTVLVNPHLTVTYKLMENDFVTVNRVTTEVPEVPEATLPHPHTFKLGEFITHSTLFGKTTLSKFLKTGFSRISDQSIKDFTKNGLPKNLLERPVSSLSDEDFKKAFMAVQATTLMAPSTKSVLTVGEESLAKSIYRLGEVDFFAVVTRKPTICDFKPVVVEVALARFKDRNQQGDTPVQLLRFANRVPLQFDKSGCAITWAIESVNWKSYGLQQPKDSLPLGPYIFAVSIVSPFIKFKNASKETIDASEELVAEIRLALIQAGQKLSRHIKKEVKEADLERKLAHIEQFGPILVEGLARLVNANEARKNRATEGLKKLLGRDSEDAIADLEAAESKLLEQKKRDKKKGIEHDDIEEDVIRASDLVDEEESEAPQGTTKKATTKKATTTTKKTTGKKR; this is encoded by the coding sequence GTGAGCAAAATTACTAAGAGTAGCACAGCGGAATATTTTGCTAAGAACTTACAACAAGTAGGTTTCTCATCTCCTTTGAAGGCCGTTTTGACGACCTTGAAAGAGGCTGTAGATAATTCGCTAGATGCATGTGAATCTGCGGCGATTCTACCTGATCTTCTAATTGAAGTTACTAAGGTTGGAACAGGTTCAACCAAAAATACTGATTTAATTCGCATTGTTGTCGAAGATAATGGTCCTGGTATTGAAGCAGATGATCTTGCCAAAGTTTACGGTGAATATCTGGCTTCTTCCAAGTTCGGCCGCGGGCAATGTTCTCGTGGTCAACAAGGTATCGGTATCTCTGCTGCAACAACTTGGGCGCAAATGACGAACGCGCGCGGTGTGAATGTTACTTCTAAAACTAAGAAAATGCGCAAAGCGATGTCTGCTCAGGTCGATGTCGATATCAAATCAAATACAGGTATTCTGAAAAACAAAGAAACAATCGATTGGGATCGCGAACACGGGACGCGTGTTGAGTTCCTTTTGGATGGTCGTATTCAGCTGAACGGTGACGGCGGTATTTTGACTTATATCGAAGGAACTGTATTGGTGAATCCACACCTGACAGTGACTTATAAGTTGATGGAAAATGATTTCGTCACCGTGAACCGCGTAACGACAGAAGTTCCGGAAGTCCCAGAAGCGACTTTGCCGCATCCTCATACTTTCAAACTAGGTGAGTTCATTACGCACTCGACTTTATTTGGAAAAACGACGCTTTCAAAATTCTTGAAAACGGGTTTTTCTCGTATCAGCGATCAATCCATCAAGGATTTCACCAAGAACGGCCTTCCAAAAAATTTGTTGGAAAGACCTGTTTCATCTTTGAGTGATGAAGACTTCAAAAAAGCATTCATGGCTGTTCAAGCTACAACCTTGATGGCTCCTTCAACGAAATCAGTTTTGACTGTCGGGGAAGAATCACTGGCAAAATCAATTTACCGTCTGGGTGAAGTGGATTTCTTCGCGGTGGTAACTCGTAAGCCAACTATTTGCGACTTCAAACCTGTGGTTGTGGAAGTGGCATTGGCTCGTTTCAAAGACCGCAATCAGCAAGGTGATACACCGGTGCAATTGTTGCGTTTCGCGAATCGCGTTCCGCTTCAATTTGACAAATCTGGTTGTGCGATCACTTGGGCGATTGAGTCTGTAAACTGGAAATCTTACGGTCTTCAACAGCCGAAAGACAGTTTGCCTCTTGGACCTTATATCTTCGCGGTTTCTATTGTGTCTCCGTTCATCAAGTTTAAGAATGCTTCGAAAGAAACTATCGATGCTTCTGAAGAGTTGGTGGCAGAGATTCGTCTGGCTTTGATCCAAGCGGGTCAAAAACTTTCTCGTCACATCAAAAAAGAAGTGAAGGAAGCAGATCTTGAACGAAAATTGGCACATATCGAACAGTTCGGTCCAATCCTTGTAGAAGGTTTGGCGCGTTTGGTGAATGCCAATGAGGCTCGTAAAAACAGAGCGACTGAAGGTTTGAAAAAACTTTTGGGCCGTGATTCTGAAGATGCGATCGCGGATCTTGAAGCGGCTGAATCCAAATTGTTGGAGCAGAAGAAACGCGACAAGAAAAAAGGGATTGAGCATGATGACATTGAGGAAGATGTGATCCGTGCCTCTGACCTGGTTGACGAAGAAGAGTCGGAAGCTCCTCAGGGCACGACGAAAAAAGCGACAACCAAAAAAGCAACAACGACTACTAAGAAAACCACTGGGAAAAAACGCTAA
- a CDS encoding YkgJ family cysteine cluster protein yields MQRDSFFQKHPKITRSLKKFIHEYEEKLAPETFAAFLESLSEELTRASEDFAAVPPGPARARKLHELVEQEIAQGAEIEISCKKGCSACCHMEVEITSYEAEILATLVTEGHVIDRGRLQKQSERSLQDGQWKQGIRNLESKCVFLNSEGACSIYEHRPVMCRRHSVTSPAKNCETLDAPITLRYFPRVDLLISAANEDSEMQIGPLAKMLQMKVQA; encoded by the coding sequence ATGCAACGGGATTCCTTTTTTCAAAAACACCCCAAGATCACTCGCTCTCTAAAAAAGTTCATTCATGAATATGAAGAGAAACTGGCTCCCGAAACTTTCGCTGCTTTTCTGGAATCTCTCAGTGAGGAACTCACGCGTGCCAGCGAGGATTTTGCTGCGGTTCCGCCGGGACCGGCCCGCGCTCGCAAGCTGCATGAACTCGTCGAGCAGGAAATCGCACAAGGAGCTGAGATTGAGATCAGCTGCAAAAAGGGCTGCTCTGCTTGTTGTCACATGGAAGTTGAAATCACCAGCTATGAGGCCGAGATTTTGGCAACCCTTGTGACCGAAGGGCATGTTATTGACAGAGGTCGTTTGCAAAAACAAAGTGAACGTTCTCTTCAAGATGGTCAGTGGAAACAAGGGATCAGAAATCTTGAAAGCAAATGTGTCTTCTTGAATTCAGAGGGCGCCTGCAGTATCTACGAACATCGCCCGGTGATGTGTCGCCGCCATTCTGTCACCTCCCCAGCAAAGAACTGCGAAACCCTGGATGCTCCCATTACGTTGCGCTATTTTCCAAGAGTGGATCTGCTGATCAGCGCGGCCAATGAAGACTCTGAAATGCAGATCGGACCTCTCGCAAAAATGTTGCAGATGAAGGTTCAAGCTTGA
- a CDS encoding cyclic nucleotide-binding domain-containing protein: MTDPDQKRIFLIASANEKLIHFLDSSIKGNVQNVTIFTAADGIEALFKAENVFPHVLIIDPGIAKMNAFDLAGSLLRRKERLSVIFLSPVPETDHFVDEVVTGQVQYLTSLEDQHLVKNCFLKALDWVFAGTSTSYRLRFLNTGDILLREGAKGDYVYLVKTGSLRAYKNDGEKEIELGLIQPGEFVGEMAYINGEARSATVSCLTPCELIEMPIGNLDVVLFSKPAWSKALMKTLSKRLKKSNEERGPSED, encoded by the coding sequence ATGACAGATCCAGACCAAAAAAGAATATTTCTAATCGCCTCCGCCAATGAAAAGCTCATCCACTTTTTGGATTCGTCCATTAAGGGCAACGTGCAAAATGTCACGATCTTCACCGCTGCAGATGGAATCGAAGCCTTGTTTAAGGCTGAAAACGTGTTCCCCCATGTTTTGATCATTGATCCGGGCATAGCTAAAATGAATGCTTTTGACTTAGCTGGCTCCTTGCTTCGCCGCAAAGAGCGCTTGTCAGTGATTTTCCTTTCCCCGGTTCCTGAGACTGATCACTTTGTCGACGAGGTTGTCACCGGGCAAGTTCAGTATTTGACATCACTCGAAGATCAACATCTCGTAAAGAATTGTTTCTTAAAAGCACTCGATTGGGTTTTCGCAGGGACTTCCACTTCTTACCGCCTTCGTTTTTTAAACACCGGCGATATTTTGCTTCGTGAGGGAGCCAAGGGTGATTATGTCTATCTAGTCAAGACCGGCAGTCTTCGCGCTTACAAAAATGACGGCGAAAAAGAAATTGAACTGGGTCTGATCCAACCCGGAGAATTCGTAGGAGAAATGGCCTACATCAATGGCGAAGCCCGTTCTGCCACGGTCTCTTGCCTGACCCCATGTGAGCTTATTGAAATGCCTATCGGAAATTTAGATGTGGTTTTGTTTTCAAAACCAGCTTGGTCTAAAGCTTTGATGAAAACTCTTTCGAAACGATTAAAAAAATCCAATGAAGAGCGCGGTCCCAGCGAAGATTGA